CATGGCGCAAACCCCAAGTCGCCACCGTGAGAGAACTCGAGTATGTACGAGGCCGTCCGCGCGTATCCAGATGGTGAGAGTACGGTCGCCAGAGTCGCAGCGACGGCTGCCGACTACGGCCTCGAGGGTGTCATCGTTCGCAATCGATCCGGCGCTCGAGCAGAGTACGACGCCGAGGCGATTCGCGACGAGTACGGCGTGGACGTAGTCTCGGGAGTCGAGATTCACGCCGCAGATCCAGAGCAGGCAAGCGGTGCGGTCGGGAACCACCGAACCGACGACACCATCGTTGCGGTTGCCGGCGGCTCTCCGGAACTCAATCGCTTTGCTGTCGAAAACGAGAAAGTCGACGTGCTCGCCCAGCCGTTCGCCGGCGACGGCGACGTCAATCACGTCATCGTCAAAGCGGCCCTCGAGAACGGCGTTCGCCTCGAGTTTGATCTCTCGCCCGTCCTCCGGACCCACGGCGGGCGGCGCGTGCGAGCGCTCCAATCGCTGCGAAAGCTCCGCGAAATCGTCGCCCACTACGACGCGCCCTACGTGGTCAGCGCGCGGCCGGGTTCACACCTCGAGATGCGCGCGCCGCGGGAACTGCAGGCGCTGGGCGAGGAAATCGGCTTTGCGAGTGAGTTCGTTGAGGACGGACTCGCTGAGTGGGAACAACTCGCCGAGCGCAACCGGCACGTCCAGTCCGAGTCGTTCATTGAGCCAGGGGTCGAACGAGGAGGATATGAAGAAGAGTCTTGAGGACCACGCCGCGCGCTTTGACGAAAAAGCGAGCGAGTACGACGAGTCGAAGTCCGACGAGTATCGTGCCTGTGCGAATCTCGTGATCGAACACGCCGCGCCCGACTCGAGCGATATCGTGCTCGATCTCGGAACCGGTACCGGTGCCATCGCGCTTGCACTCGCACCGGACGCAGAGCGGGTCGTCGGTCGCGACATCAGTGAGGGGATGATGGACGAAGCCGAACAGAAGGCCACAGCCGAGGGACTCGAGAACCTCGAGTTCGACTACGGTACGTTCCGCGAACCCGAGTACAACGGCGAGGTGGACGTCGTCACCTCGAACTTCGCGATGCATCACCTCTCGGACGCAGAAAAACGCGAGGCAATCGACGTCATCGCCGGCCTCGAGCCACAGAAATTCGTTCTCGGCGATGTGATGTTCTTCGGCGAACCGGACCCTGACGCAGCGTTTTACTCGCCCGAGGTCGACGATCCGGCAACGGTCGGTGACCTCGCGGACGCCTTCACGGATGCTGGCTTCTCGCTGACGGCGGTCGAACGCGTCCACGACCAGGTCGGCGTCCTCGTCGCTGAACGGACGCCAGCGCCGTCAGCCGACGCCGAGACGGGTCTGGCAACGGACGAGTGAGGACTCACTGATGAAACACCTCCCGAAACACCTCCGACCCCGCTGGCGGTATCTTGCCGTTGCCCTCGAGTCCTGGCCAGATGCCTCGATCAGTCGCCGAACGTTCCAGCGAGAAGTGTGGTATGCGGGCCAGAACCTCCTTGGCGATCCGGGCAGTGCCGACGCGCTCTTACAGGTTGTCGAGTTCGAATTCACGGACGGCGTCGGTGAAGCCATCGTCAAAGTCAGACACGGCGAGACGGACTCTGCTCGAGCGGCACTCGCCTGTATCGGCGAGATTGACGGTGTACCCGTCGGCCTTCGGGTATGCGGTATCAGTGGCACGATACGTGCCGCTGAAGAAAAGTATTTAGGACGCCGCCGGCAACTTTCTGGACAGAGAAACGTCGTGTTCGGGAACGAGGAGCGAGTCGCTGCTGTGCGAGAAGATCTCGCAGACGTGCGACTCGATGAGGCGTTCACGGGTGCGACAGACCTCGATTACGATTCAAATTTAGCGTGACACTATGCAGGGACAACAACAACAGCAGGCATACGACCGCGGCATCACGATCTTCTCACCGGATGGTCGACTCTACCAGGTCGAGTACGCCCGTGAGGCGGTCAAGCGAGGAACAGCCAGCATCGGTGTGCGAACCCAAGACGGCGTCGTTCTCGCCGTCGACAAACGGGTCCCATCGCCGCTGCTCGAGGACTCGAGCGTCGAGAAGATTCACCGAGCAGACAACCACATCGGCATCGCAAGCGCCGGCCACGTGGCCGACGCGCGCCAGCTGATCGACTTTGCACGCCGACAAACGCAGGTCAACCAGCTGCGCTACGGCGAGCCAATCGGCGTCGAGACACTCACAAAGGAAGTCACCGACCACATCCAGCAGTACACGCAGGTCGGCGGCGCACGACCATTCGGCGTCGCGCTGATCGTCGGCGGCATCGACAACGGCGAACCGCGCCTGTTCGAGACTGACCCATCGGGGACGCCCTACGAGTGGAAGGCACTGGCTGTCGGTGCCGACCGTGGCGATCTGCAAGAGTACCTCGAGGAGAACTACGACAACGAGGCAGACCTAGACGGCGGCATCGCCCTCGCACTCGACGCACTCGCGTCGGTCAACGACGGCTCTTTGCTCCCAAATGAGGTTGGCCTCGCGACGATTGACGTCGAAACCGAGCAGTTCGAGCAGTTCGACTACGAGACAATCGAGACCCACCTCGACGAGAACGACCTCCTCGGCAGCGAAGACGAGGAGGAAGACGAAGACGAAGACGACGAGTAACGCTCCGTAATCGAGACCCGAACGCGAACAGGTTGCCGCGCTGTGGCGCGGTTGAAGAGTCGGGACGGGTCACCCCTATTCGAATACGGCCGTCCCCGACTGCGGTTCGATTCTTCACCCCTCCACCTCGCGACCAGCAGGAAAAGGTCTTTTACCCGGCCGAAGGTACTCATCAGTATGATATCACTCGACGAGGCAGTGACGGCGCGACTCGAGTCACATGGCGCGCGCTTTGAGGTGCTTGTCGACCCGGATGCAGCACTGACGATCAAACGCGACGAGTTCGACGGTGATCTCGAGGAAGTCATCGCCGCTGAAGACGTCTTCGAGGATGCCTCGCGCGGTGACCGACCGGCCGAAAGCGACCTCGAGAAGGTCTTTGACACGACGGAGCCACTCGAGATTATCCCGGAAGTGATCAAAGAGGGCGAGATTCAGATCACGGCCGAGCAACGCCGTGAGATGCAAGAGCAAAAGCGCAAGCAGTTGATCAACACCATCACACGTAATGCGGTCAACCCGCAGATGGACAACGCGCCCCACCCGCCAGAGCGTATCGAGAACGCCCTCGAGGAGGCGGGCTTTACCGTCGATCCGATGGAGACGGTCGAATCGCAGGTCGACGATGCACTCGATGAGTTGCGGCCGATTATTCCGATCCGCTTCGAGGAAGTGACGATTGCCGTCCAGATTCCGGCAGAGTACGCCGGCAGCGCACAGGCACAGGTTCGCCAGTTCGGCGACTTAGAGCGCGAGGAGTGGCAACCTGACGGTTCGTGGGTTGGCGCGATCACGTTCCCTGCAGGGATGCAAAACGAGTTCTACGACGTGGTCAACGAACACTCGAGTGGGAACGCAGAAACGGAGATCATCAAGGACAAAGACGATCTGAAGACCCGGTAACTGCGGACGCGATTCAGCTTAGCAGTCCGGCATGGCCTGAGTCGACTCTCAGCCTCGATGATAGCCGACCAGAAAACCACTGACGAAGCCAAGTCCCACTGGAATCGTCGACAGAATCGACTCGAGCCAGTGGACGTTGGCCTCGGCACTCGCGACCTGTTCTTGCGAGCCGATCAGTCCCGCCGTGAGCCGTTCGTAGTCGATGATGAGGATTTCCTGTGACTCGAGGTAGCGCACGACCATCAACTGCACGCCGATAATGACTGCGAGAAGCTTTGCAACTCGTTTCGTCCCGAACCCGACGAGCGCACCGAGGATCGCACCGCCAAGGAACTCGAGAGTGAGCGTTGTCGGATCGACGTCGATCATCACGTTGGCTATTCGAGTCGGTCCCAATGACTGTTGTGATTAGCTGACTAGCCAGTAACTCGAGTGGATCGGCTGACACCGAGCGGACACCGGCGACAATCGACAATCGCCGGACGGCAGCGAGCACGGGATTCAAGAGCATTGGCCGCGTACGAGTATGCATGACGCTGTCAATCAGTCTGCTAACTGAGGTGAACTGCCGGCATCGTTAGCGTGTCAGGGCATACGTTGTCGTGTCAACACCCATGCCAGCAGCCGTTGCGTTCGACGCCAGCCCCAGCGCAAGCAGTGCTTCGAGCGCGAGGGGGTTGCTCGAGACACAGTGCTCTCGAATCGGTGGTCGACTCGAGCGGAACGACTCGATTTCGGCGGCGACGCAACGATAGCGCGACCAAGCGCACGAGGACAGCGACCTGCGGACACGACACAAGCCAGCACCTGCACATCACGAGGACCTTCGCATGAACGCGATCATCGCAAAACGCGTCGACTCCGGAACGCCAGATACAACCGAAATCCGTGATCTTGCCGAAGCGGCCGGCTATACCGTCGTCGGTGAGGTCACGCAGTCCAGACGGGCCGATTCGGCCCTGCAACTTGGAGAGGGAAAAGCCGAGGAACTCGCCGAACGCGCCGTCGAAACCGACGCGACGACCGTCATCTTCGACAATCGACTCGGGCCATACCAGACATACAACCTCGGCCAACTGCTCCCCGACGGCGTCGAGGTCATCGACCGCTTCACCCTCATTCTCGAGATTTTCGGCCAGCGCGCACAGACGCGTAAAGCCCAGTTGCAGGTCGAACTCGCCGAACTCCGGTATGAACTTCCGCGCGCGGAGGCCAAAACGAGCCTCGCAAAACGCGACGAACACCCCGGCTTCATGGGCCTCGGTGAGTACGATGAGAGTCGCGAGCGGGACATCAAAGACCAGATCAGTCGCATCAACGACGAACTCGAGCGCATCGAGCAGACGGAGGAACACCGTCGCGAGCGCAGACGCGATTCGGGCTTCGATCTGGTTGCACTCGCTGGCTACACGAACGCCGGCAAGTCGACGCTGTTGCGCCAACTCGCGGACGATCTTTCGGTCGACGAAAACGAGGATCTCCACCGGGATCTCGATCCGACGGCTGAGTCACAGGACAAACTGTTCACGACGCTTGGGACGACGACTCGCCGCGCGGACATCGACCCGCGGGACGTCCTGGTGACTGACACCGTTGGGTTCGTCAGCGACCTGCCCCACTGGCTCGTCGAGTCGTTCAAGTCGACGCTCGATTCGGTCTACCGGGCGGATCTCGTCTTGCTCGTCGTCGACGTCAGCGAGCCAGTTGACGAGATTCACGAAAAACTCGTCACCTGCCACGACACCCTCTACGAGCGCAACGAAGCGCCCATCGTGACGGTGTTGAACAAGATCGATCAGGTCAGCGACGACGACCTCGCCGAAAAGAAGACCGCACTCTCCTCGCTCGCGCCAACCCCGGTCACCGTCAGCGCCAAGACCGGCACGAACGTTGAGGAACTCCTCGAGCGAGTCGACCGAGAACTCCCAGACTGGGAGGAAGAACGGCTCATGCTGCCGATGACCGACGAGACGATGAGTGTCGTGTCGTGGATTCACGACAACGCACATGTCGACGACGTCACCTACGGCGACGAGGACGTGCTCGTCTCGTTCGAAGCCAGACCCGCAGTCATTTCACAAGCACGCTCGCGCGCAAGCGAGTTGCAGGCTGCGTCGGCCGAATCGGCCTGAGGGCGTGTTTTTGTCGCCTGTCTGTTCATGCGTGCCAGATCCCAACCATATAAAGCACAGACCTGTGTGTAGGAGGGTATGGAACGTGTTGCAATTATCGGCTCGTCGATGACCCAGTTCGGGCAACGCGACGAGTGGGTTCTGGACCTTCTCGCGGAGGCCGGGATCGACTGTCTCGAGGATGCAGGCGTCGATGCGGCCGCGGTCGAACACTTGTACGTCTCGAACATGGCAAGCGGGGAGTTCGAGGGACAAAGCGGCGTGGTGAACGCACTCGCACACGATATCGACGCGGTGCCAGCATACACTCAGCGCGTCGATCAGACCAGTTCCAGCGGCGGGGCTGGCATCTATGCCGCCTGGCAGTCCGTCGCCAGCGGCGCAAGCGACATGACGCTGCTCGTCGGCGGCGAGAAGATGACCCACAAGACGACCGGTGAGGCGACCGACGTAATCGCCTCACTGACTCACCCCGCCGAGTACAAAACCGGCGTCACGCTTCCGTCCTTTGCGGGACTGACGGCGCGTCACTACTTGGAACGCTTCGATGCACCCCGTGAGAGTCTCGGCAAGGTCGCCGTCAAAAACCACAAAAACGGCGTCGACAACCCACACGCGCAGTTCCAGAAGGAAGTCGATCTCGAGACCGTCCTCGAGTCGCCTATCGTCGCGGACCCGCTACGTCTGTATGACTTCTGTCCGATCACGGACGGGTCGGCGGCGCTGATGCTCTGTCCCGAATCCGTCGCAAAAGAGTATACGGACAACTACGCTGTCATCGCGGGTATTGACGGCGCGACGGACACCCACGTCGTCCACGAACGCGAGGACCCGACGATCATGGGCGGCGTCGTCGAGAGCGGGAAGGGGGCCTACGAGATGAGTGGCTACGGCCCCGACGACATCGACGTCGCGGAACTCCACGATATGTTCACCATTCTCGAGTTCCTGCAGATGGAAGGACTCGGCTTTGCCGAGCAGGGTGAGGCCTGGAAACTCGTCGAAGACGGATACACGGAGCGTGATACGGGCGAGTTGCCGATCAACACGTCCGGCGGACTCAAGTCCAAGGGCCACCCACTCGGCGCGAGCGGCGTCGCACAGGGCGTCGAAATTTACGAACAACTCGTCGGCGAGGCTGGACCGCGACAGGTCGAGGCGGACGTCGGCCTCACCTGCAACGTCGGCGGCTTCGGCAACTGCGTTATCACGACCATCATGGAGGCAGCACAATGACGATGGAAGCGATTCGGTACGAAGACGGCTCGATTAGCTACCCCGGCCACCCGCGCGGCCCGGGCGGAACAGTGCCTGAAGAGACGATTGATTTGAGCGAGTACACCGCAGAGGTCGTTACCTGGACGACGTCGATGGCGACGCCACCCGGGGTCCGCGAACCAAACACCCTTGCAATCGTCGAGTTCGACGTCGACGGCGAGTCAGTCCGCGCAATCGGGCAGGCGACGACTGACGAAATCGAAACCGGTGACGAGGTCCGCCCGGTCTACGTCGAGGAACTGCGGGAACCCGGCGCTGGAATCCGCGAACCTGACAGTCAGGAGTGGGACGGCTACCGGTTCGAACCCATTTAGACGTCTCCGGTGTTGTTTTCGTCGTTTTCGTCGTCATCAGCGCCGTTGCTCTTGGTTTCGCCACCAGTACTCGAGTCCGGTGTGTCTGAGCCGGTGGCAGACTCACCAGTGTCGTCAGTCTCGGGTTCGTCGTCAGCAGACGGTTCGTCGTCGGCTACAGCGTCGGATGCATCGGCGTCGACGTCTGATTCGTCCTCGTTGTACTGATCTTTGAGCGTCTCGAGTTCGGCATCCACGTCGACGGCCGAGCCGGGGTTGCGGTCGGTGGATTCGTCCGACTCGTCGTCACTCGAGTCGTCAGCTTCGGGCGATCCGTCGTCGATATCGATTTCGACGGGTGAGGAGCCGAACTGATTCGATTCGGACGACGATTCTGTTGCGGACAGATCGTCCGGTTCGCTGTCACTCGTCGCGTCTCGAAGTCGGGCATCGACGTCGTCGCGAAGGTCGCGCGCTTCGGAGAGCAAGTCGCGAGCGTCCTCATCAGCCGGAAGCGCGCCGCTCGAGGCCGCTCGTTGGAGTTCCGAGAGAACAGTATCGAGCCGGGAGAGCGTCGTTTTGCGGACCTCGTTCGCGCGCTCGCTCGCAACGTCGGTCGCGTCGGTGGTTCGGTCGCGAACTTCGCGTTCGGTTCGCACGAGGTCGAGTCCGCGTTGGAAGGCCTCGAGTGCACGAACGCTCGATTTAAGGACGGTGAGGGCGGTCGGAATCGCCACCTTGTCTGTGAACGCCAGCACGTCTTGTGGCGTGGGTGGGCGAAAGCGGGGGCCACGGCGTCGGTGCGAGTCCTCGAGTTCGGTTCGAAGCGCCTCGAGCGTCCGTGTAAGTTCCCGAACGGCGTCGGCGAGTTCGTCGTCGTCGGAATCGGCCATGGGTGGGATACGGTTGCCAGGATGAAAAGTCGGCCGATTGGATGCGAACGTCCCACACGATTGTCGGTTTGAAACAGCGAACGCGTCCACAATCTTTATTTCGCCGACCAATATCCATTACAATGGATGGAACGTGATCGCGGGAGTGTCGCAGTCGACGGTGCATCCTTTG
The Natronolimnobius baerhuensis DNA segment above includes these coding regions:
- a CDS encoding RNase P subunit p30 family protein, translating into MYEAVRAYPDGESTVARVAATAADYGLEGVIVRNRSGARAEYDAEAIRDEYGVDVVSGVEIHAADPEQASGAVGNHRTDDTIVAVAGGSPELNRFAVENEKVDVLAQPFAGDGDVNHVIVKAALENGVRLEFDLSPVLRTHGGRRVRALQSLRKLREIVAHYDAPYVVSARPGSHLEMRAPRELQALGEEIGFASEFVEDGLAEWEQLAERNRHVQSESFIEPGVERGGYEEES
- a CDS encoding class I SAM-dependent methyltransferase — protein: MKKSLEDHAARFDEKASEYDESKSDEYRACANLVIEHAAPDSSDIVLDLGTGTGAIALALAPDAERVVGRDISEGMMDEAEQKATAEGLENLEFDYGTFREPEYNGEVDVVTSNFAMHHLSDAEKREAIDVIAGLEPQKFVLGDVMFFGEPDPDAAFYSPEVDDPATVGDLADAFTDAGFSLTAVERVHDQVGVLVAERTPAPSADAETGLATDE
- a CDS encoding Rpp14/Pop5 family protein, with translation MKHLPKHLRPRWRYLAVALESWPDASISRRTFQREVWYAGQNLLGDPGSADALLQVVEFEFTDGVGEAIVKVRHGETDSARAALACIGEIDGVPVGLRVCGISGTIRAAEEKYLGRRRQLSGQRNVVFGNEERVAAVREDLADVRLDEAFTGATDLDYDSNLA
- the psmA gene encoding archaeal proteasome endopeptidase complex subunit alpha translates to MQGQQQQQAYDRGITIFSPDGRLYQVEYAREAVKRGTASIGVRTQDGVVLAVDKRVPSPLLEDSSVEKIHRADNHIGIASAGHVADARQLIDFARRQTQVNQLRYGEPIGVETLTKEVTDHIQQYTQVGGARPFGVALIVGGIDNGEPRLFETDPSGTPYEWKALAVGADRGDLQEYLEENYDNEADLDGGIALALDALASVNDGSLLPNEVGLATIDVETEQFEQFDYETIETHLDENDLLGSEDEEEDEDEDDE
- a CDS encoding ribosome assembly factor SBDS, with the translated sequence MISLDEAVTARLESHGARFEVLVDPDAALTIKRDEFDGDLEEVIAAEDVFEDASRGDRPAESDLEKVFDTTEPLEIIPEVIKEGEIQITAEQRREMQEQKRKQLINTITRNAVNPQMDNAPHPPERIENALEEAGFTVDPMETVESQVDDALDELRPIIPIRFEEVTIAVQIPAEYAGSAQAQVRQFGDLEREEWQPDGSWVGAITFPAGMQNEFYDVVNEHSSGNAETEIIKDKDDLKTR
- a CDS encoding FUN14 domain-containing protein, whose protein sequence is MIDVDPTTLTLEFLGGAILGALVGFGTKRVAKLLAVIIGVQLMVVRYLESQEILIIDYERLTAGLIGSQEQVASAEANVHWLESILSTIPVGLGFVSGFLVGYHRG
- the hflX gene encoding GTPase HflX — encoded protein: MNAIIAKRVDSGTPDTTEIRDLAEAAGYTVVGEVTQSRRADSALQLGEGKAEELAERAVETDATTVIFDNRLGPYQTYNLGQLLPDGVEVIDRFTLILEIFGQRAQTRKAQLQVELAELRYELPRAEAKTSLAKRDEHPGFMGLGEYDESRERDIKDQISRINDELERIEQTEEHRRERRRDSGFDLVALAGYTNAGKSTLLRQLADDLSVDENEDLHRDLDPTAESQDKLFTTLGTTTRRADIDPRDVLVTDTVGFVSDLPHWLVESFKSTLDSVYRADLVLLVVDVSEPVDEIHEKLVTCHDTLYERNEAPIVTVLNKIDQVSDDDLAEKKTALSSLAPTPVTVSAKTGTNVEELLERVDRELPDWEEERLMLPMTDETMSVVSWIHDNAHVDDVTYGDEDVLVSFEARPAVISQARSRASELQAASAESA
- a CDS encoding thiolase family protein, with the translated sequence MERVAIIGSSMTQFGQRDEWVLDLLAEAGIDCLEDAGVDAAAVEHLYVSNMASGEFEGQSGVVNALAHDIDAVPAYTQRVDQTSSSGGAGIYAAWQSVASGASDMTLLVGGEKMTHKTTGEATDVIASLTHPAEYKTGVTLPSFAGLTARHYLERFDAPRESLGKVAVKNHKNGVDNPHAQFQKEVDLETVLESPIVADPLRLYDFCPITDGSAALMLCPESVAKEYTDNYAVIAGIDGATDTHVVHEREDPTIMGGVVESGKGAYEMSGYGPDDIDVAELHDMFTILEFLQMEGLGFAEQGEAWKLVEDGYTERDTGELPINTSGGLKSKGHPLGASGVAQGVEIYEQLVGEAGPRQVEADVGLTCNVGGFGNCVITTIMEAAQ
- a CDS encoding PhlB family protein, which gives rise to MTMEAIRYEDGSISYPGHPRGPGGTVPEETIDLSEYTAEVVTWTTSMATPPGVREPNTLAIVEFDVDGESVRAIGQATTDEIETGDEVRPVYVEELREPGAGIREPDSQEWDGYRFEPI
- a CDS encoding DUF7547 family protein, which translates into the protein MADSDDDELADAVRELTRTLEALRTELEDSHRRRGPRFRPPTPQDVLAFTDKVAIPTALTVLKSSVRALEAFQRGLDLVRTEREVRDRTTDATDVASERANEVRKTTLSRLDTVLSELQRAASSGALPADEDARDLLSEARDLRDDVDARLRDATSDSEPDDLSATESSSESNQFGSSPVEIDIDDGSPEADDSSDDESDESTDRNPGSAVDVDAELETLKDQYNEDESDVDADASDAVADDEPSADDEPETDDTGESATGSDTPDSSTGGETKSNGADDDENDENNTGDV